Proteins from a genomic interval of Mycobacterium conspicuum:
- the ppc gene encoding phosphoenolpyruvate carboxylase, with product MAEASDPALEPIGAVQRTQVGRKATEPMRADIRLLGTILGDTVREQNGDEVFDLVERARVEAFRVRRSEIDRAQMSAMFDGIDIHLAIPIIRAFSHFALLANVAEDIHRERRRGIHVEAGEPPQDSSLAATYAKLDRAELDSATVTDALRGALVSPVITAHPTETRRRTVFVTQHRITQLMRLRAEGHSETDDGRSIELELRRQVLTLWQTALIRLSRLKISDEIAVGLRYYPAALFEVIPKVNAEVREALRARWPGTELLAEPIVRPGSWIGGDRDGNPNVTAEVVRLATGSAAFTALSRYLAELTDLEQELSMSARLVTVTAEVTALADACPDGVHLDEPYRRALRAIRARLTATAAQILDEQPQHRLDLGLPPYDAPAELGADLDAIDVSLRTHGGALIADDRLALLREGVGVFGFHLSGLDLRQNSEVHEQVIAELLAWAGVHPDYASLSEDERVELLAAELGTRRPLLSDRARLSELAHQELSVVEAAAHAVARYGPAAVPNYVISMCQSVSDVLEAAILLKEVGLLDVSNSEPYTPVGISPLFETIDDLRNGAAILHAMLELPLYRALVTARGDSQEVMLGYSDSNKDGGYLAASWAVYQAELALAEVARKTGIRLRLFHGRGGTVGRGGGPSYQAILAQPPGAVNGSLRLTEQGEIIAAKYAEPELARRNLESLVAATLESTLLDVEGLGDIAEPAYAVLDEVAALAHRDYRELVHDTPGFVEYFKASTPVSEIGSLNIGSRPSSRKPTESIADLRAIPWVLAWSQSRVMLPGWYGTGSAFEQWIAAGPESESDRVEILHELYERWPFFRSVLSNMAQVLAKSDLGLAARYAELVSDEALRRRVFDKIVDEHRRTIAMHKLITGHDDLLADNPALARSVFNRFPYLEPLNHLQVELLRRYRSGDDDELVQRGILLTMNGLASALRNSG from the coding sequence CGCGCCGACATCCGACTGCTGGGCACGATCCTCGGTGACACCGTGCGCGAGCAGAACGGCGACGAGGTGTTCGATCTCGTCGAGCGTGCCCGGGTGGAGGCGTTTCGGGTGCGGCGCTCCGAGATCGATCGGGCCCAGATGTCGGCCATGTTCGATGGGATCGACATCCACCTGGCGATCCCGATCATCCGCGCGTTCAGCCATTTCGCCCTGCTGGCCAACGTCGCCGAGGACATCCACCGGGAGCGGCGCCGCGGCATCCACGTCGAGGCCGGCGAGCCACCACAAGACAGCAGCCTGGCCGCGACCTACGCGAAACTCGATCGGGCAGAACTAGATTCGGCCACCGTCACCGACGCCCTGAGAGGCGCGCTGGTTTCCCCGGTCATCACCGCGCACCCCACCGAGACCCGCCGGCGCACCGTCTTCGTCACCCAGCACCGGATCACGCAGCTGATGCGGCTGCGCGCGGAGGGGCACAGCGAGACCGACGACGGCCGCAGCATCGAATTGGAGTTGCGCCGTCAAGTGCTGACGCTGTGGCAGACCGCGCTGATTCGGCTGTCCCGGTTGAAAATCTCCGACGAGATCGCCGTCGGGCTGCGCTATTACCCGGCCGCGTTGTTCGAGGTGATCCCCAAGGTCAACGCCGAAGTGCGGGAGGCGTTGCGTGCCCGCTGGCCAGGCACCGAACTGCTCGCCGAGCCCATCGTGCGGCCCGGGTCCTGGATCGGCGGCGACCGCGACGGCAACCCCAACGTCACGGCCGAGGTGGTCCGGTTGGCCACCGGCAGCGCCGCATTCACGGCGCTATCCCGCTACCTCGCCGAGCTCACCGACCTTGAACAAGAGCTGTCAATGTCGGCGCGGCTGGTCACCGTCACCGCCGAGGTGACCGCGCTGGCCGACGCCTGCCCCGATGGCGTCCACCTCGACGAGCCGTACCGGCGAGCGTTGCGAGCCATCCGCGCCCGGCTCACCGCAACCGCTGCCCAGATCTTGGACGAGCAACCCCAGCACCGGCTTGACCTGGGCCTGCCTCCGTATGACGCGCCGGCCGAACTGGGGGCCGATCTCGACGCCATCGACGTCTCGCTGCGGACGCATGGCGGCGCGCTGATCGCCGATGATCGACTGGCGCTGCTGCGAGAAGGCGTCGGAGTCTTCGGGTTTCATCTGAGCGGGCTGGACCTGCGGCAAAACTCCGAGGTGCACGAACAGGTGATCGCCGAACTGCTGGCGTGGGCCGGGGTGCATCCGGACTACGCGTCGCTGTCCGAGGACGAGCGGGTCGAGCTACTGGCGGCCGAATTGGGCACGCGGCGCCCGCTGCTCAGCGATCGCGCGCGGTTGTCGGAGCTGGCTCACCAGGAGTTGAGCGTGGTCGAGGCCGCAGCGCATGCGGTCGCGCGCTACGGTCCCGCCGCGGTGCCCAACTACGTCATCTCGATGTGCCAGTCGGTGTCGGACGTCTTGGAGGCCGCGATCCTGTTGAAAGAGGTTGGCCTGCTGGACGTCTCGAATTCGGAACCCTATACGCCGGTGGGCATCTCGCCGCTGTTCGAGACGATCGACGACCTGCGCAATGGCGCCGCGATCCTGCACGCGATGCTGGAACTACCGCTGTACCGGGCGCTGGTCACCGCGCGCGGCGACTCGCAAGAGGTGATGCTGGGCTACTCCGACTCCAACAAGGACGGCGGGTATCTGGCCGCGAGCTGGGCGGTGTATCAGGCCGAGCTCGCCCTGGCCGAAGTGGCCCGCAAAACCGGAATCCGGTTGCGGCTCTTCCACGGTCGCGGCGGCACCGTCGGCCGCGGGGGCGGCCCGAGCTACCAGGCCATCCTGGCCCAGCCGCCGGGAGCGGTCAACGGCTCGCTGCGGCTCACCGAACAGGGCGAGATCATCGCGGCCAAATACGCCGAGCCGGAATTGGCGCGGCGAAATCTGGAAAGTTTGGTGGCGGCCACGCTGGAATCCACGCTGCTGGATGTGGAAGGCCTCGGCGACATCGCGGAGCCCGCCTACGCCGTCCTCGACGAGGTGGCCGCCCTGGCGCATCGCGACTATCGCGAATTAGTGCACGACACACCGGGTTTCGTCGAGTACTTCAAGGCGTCGACGCCGGTCAGCGAAATCGGATCGCTCAACATTGGCAGCCGGCCGAGCTCACGCAAGCCCACCGAGTCGATCGCCGACCTGCGCGCCATCCCGTGGGTGCTGGCGTGGAGCCAGTCGCGGGTCATGCTCCCCGGCTGGTATGGCACCGGGTCGGCGTTTGAGCAGTGGATCGCGGCGGGTCCGGAAAGCGAAAGCGACCGGGTGGAGATCCTGCACGAGCTGTACGAGCGCTGGCCGTTCTTCCGCAGCGTGCTCTCCAACATGGCGCAGGTGCTGGCCAAGAGCGACCTGGGTCTCGCGGCCCGCTACGCCGAGTTGGTGTCCGATGAAGCGTTGCGGCGCAGGGTGTTTGACAAGATCGTCGACGAGCACCGGCGCACCATCGCGATGCATAAACTCATCACCGGACATGACGACCTGCTGGCCGACAACCCGGCGCTGGCCCGTTCGGTGTTCAACCGCTTCCCGTACCTGGAGCCGCTCAACCACCTTCAGGTGGAACTGCTGCGACGCTACCGGTCGGGCGACGACGACGAACTGGTGCAGCGCGGCATCCTGCTGACGATGAACGGGCTGGCCAGCGCGCTGCGGAACAGCGGCTAG
- a CDS encoding HNH endonuclease signature motif containing protein: MSLTASADTVEMIPKDRLAALFEELAELCGQRNAIDGRIVQIAAELDGRQLWGMTGARSLAAVMAWKTGCSPANARTVATIAERLEEFPRCAQALSEGRLSLDQVGVIAARAGQGSDEHYAQLAAVATVTQLRTAVKLEPRPDPGPAPEPDLRPSITKTFSDQRFSYWRIKLGNLEAATFDAALASHREALVAQWKRDHGGDDDDNDDARAGEERPPLPSTGEAFMHLVEAGWDVEAARRPHGQHTTVVVHVDVQQKAAALHLGPLLSDAERQELTCDATCEVWFERDGNVIGAGRTTRVINRRLRRALEHRHPTCAVPGCGATRGLHAHHIQHWEDGGPTEPHNLVLVCPYHHRLHHRGLIRISGPADALTVTDHTGQLLSPGSLARPPTQPPPAVPPCRGPLGERADWWWYTPFQPQPPPSNN; the protein is encoded by the coding sequence ATGTCGTTGACCGCTTCTGCTGACACCGTGGAGATGATCCCGAAGGATCGTCTTGCGGCGTTGTTTGAGGAGTTGGCGGAGTTGTGTGGTCAACGCAATGCGATTGATGGGCGCATCGTGCAGATCGCCGCCGAGCTCGATGGTCGCCAGTTGTGGGGGATGACCGGGGCGCGGTCGCTGGCGGCGGTGATGGCCTGGAAGACCGGCTGCTCACCGGCCAATGCGCGCACCGTGGCCACCATCGCCGAGCGGTTGGAGGAGTTTCCACGCTGCGCTCAAGCTTTGAGCGAGGGCCGGCTGTCGCTGGATCAGGTCGGGGTGATCGCCGCGCGCGCGGGGCAGGGATCCGATGAGCACTACGCGCAGCTGGCCGCGGTGGCCACGGTGACCCAGTTGCGCACCGCGGTCAAACTCGAACCGCGACCCGACCCCGGCCCCGCGCCCGAGCCCGATCTGCGGCCGTCGATCACCAAGACCTTTTCTGATCAACGATTCAGCTATTGGCGGATCAAGCTAGGGAATCTGGAGGCGGCGACATTCGACGCCGCGCTGGCCTCGCACCGTGAGGCGCTGGTCGCGCAGTGGAAACGCGACCACGGCGGCGACGACGACGATAATGACGATGCGCGCGCCGGCGAGGAGAGGCCGCCGTTGCCGAGCACCGGGGAGGCGTTCATGCACCTGGTCGAGGCGGGCTGGGATGTGGAGGCGGCCCGCCGCCCGCACGGGCAGCACACCACCGTGGTGGTGCACGTCGATGTGCAGCAGAAAGCCGCGGCCCTGCATTTGGGTCCGCTGCTGTCGGATGCCGAACGCCAGGAACTGACCTGCGATGCCACCTGCGAGGTCTGGTTCGAACGCGACGGCAACGTCATCGGCGCCGGGCGCACCACCCGGGTGATCAACCGCCGGCTGCGCCGCGCCCTCGAACACCGCCACCCGACCTGCGCGGTGCCCGGTTGCGGCGCCACCCGCGGTCTGCATGCGCACCACATCCAGCATTGGGAAGACGGCGGCCCCACCGAGCCGCACAATCTGGTGCTGGTCTGTCCGTACCACCATCGGCTGCATCACCGCGGCCTGATCAGGATCAGCGGACCCGCCGACGCCCTGACCGTCACCGACCACACCGGCCAACTACTCAGCCCAGGATCACTGGCGCGACCACCCACCCAACCCCCACCCGCGGTCCCGCCCTGCCGCGGACCCCTCGGCGAACGCGCCGACTGGTGGTGGTACACACCCTTCCAACCCCAACCACCACCAAGCAATAACTAG
- the opcA gene encoding glucose-6-phosphate dehydrogenase assembly protein OpcA, with product MKVNLLDTSTTAVNKKLDELREEAGVVTMGRVGTLIIKCDNQTLLEESIEAANGASHEHPSRVIAVTGVDADSDDVRLDAQVRVGGDAGAGEVVALRLTGQLAGHADSVVIPFLLPDIPVVVWWPDVAPPAPAQDPLGKLAIRRITDATNADDPLSAIKNRLPGYTPGDTDLAWARITYWRALLTSSLDQRPYEPIDSALVSGLRNEPALDVMAGWLASRIDGPVRRVVGELKVELERKTETITLSRPQEGTTATLSRTGKPDALVPLARRETRECLAEDMRRLDADEVYHAALGGISKVQYA from the coding sequence CCATGGGTCGAGTGGGGACGCTGATCATCAAGTGCGACAACCAGACCCTGCTCGAGGAGTCGATCGAGGCCGCCAACGGCGCCAGCCACGAACACCCCAGCCGGGTCATCGCGGTGACGGGTGTTGACGCGGATTCCGACGACGTCCGGCTGGACGCCCAGGTCCGGGTCGGCGGTGATGCCGGCGCCGGGGAGGTGGTGGCGTTGCGGCTGACCGGGCAGCTGGCCGGCCACGCCGACAGCGTCGTCATACCGTTCCTGCTGCCCGACATCCCGGTGGTGGTGTGGTGGCCCGACGTGGCCCCGCCAGCGCCCGCGCAAGATCCGTTGGGCAAGTTGGCCATTCGGCGAATTACCGACGCGACCAACGCCGACGACCCACTGTCGGCGATCAAGAATCGACTGCCCGGATACACACCGGGCGACACGGATCTGGCGTGGGCCCGCATCACCTATTGGCGCGCGCTGCTGACATCTTCGCTCGACCAGCGTCCGTACGAGCCGATCGATTCGGCGCTGGTATCCGGTTTGCGCAATGAGCCCGCGCTCGACGTCATGGCGGGCTGGCTGGCCAGCCGGATCGACGGCCCGGTGCGGCGGGTGGTCGGTGAGCTCAAGGTCGAGCTGGAGCGCAAGACCGAGACCATCACCCTGAGCCGGCCGCAGGAGGGAACCACGGCGACCCTGAGCCGGACGGGCAAGCCGGACGCCCTGGTTCCGTTGGCGCGCAGGGAAACTCGTGAGTGTCTGGCCGAAGACATGCGGCGATTGGACGCGGATGAGGTTTACCACGCCGCGCTGGGAGGAATAAGCAAGGTGCAGTACGCATGA
- a CDS encoding cytochrome P450: MTDAPGAGSVVPTPPFAEGTGLPWDIPVGDAVAAIAAARARYGDTFVVQSGGDRYLFTFSPTGVESFYALTEETASKGVADYLMLRRKLPDEIFAGRRTLPNTLFRRDDVSSYLANLDLALEQTVAELGRAGSVDVFDLTRRLGHRMGLASWAGPGSAEGEPFERLVRALDTLDGSESFVHPDRMAAVAASDKREERAALDEITEIVAAAVHRYDDGDRDGHALFGRIVDAWTSESSERVRGIAFDIALIHIASMSNLAAALGWAFVDLLEHPPALDRVRMGDNGFAQRCALESTRLAQRSIMTRTVLSTVDFDDGEVTYRVSPGWNIATLLPLLNTSAAPGLEAWDPDRWTRHRLTEPHTLPSPMLVTAFGHGRHSCPAQPFSLQAMTAATTRLLREYRMTPRWTAHPLPVPAQIGGVARAAGPCPVEYLIAAG; the protein is encoded by the coding sequence GTGACCGACGCCCCCGGTGCCGGCTCAGTGGTGCCGACCCCGCCCTTCGCCGAGGGCACCGGGCTGCCGTGGGATATACCCGTCGGCGATGCCGTCGCCGCGATCGCCGCGGCACGGGCACGTTACGGCGACACGTTCGTCGTGCAAAGCGGCGGCGACCGCTACCTGTTCACGTTCTCGCCGACCGGCGTCGAATCGTTCTACGCGCTCACCGAGGAGACCGCCAGCAAGGGCGTCGCCGACTACCTCATGCTGCGGCGCAAGCTTCCCGACGAGATCTTCGCCGGACGCCGCACCCTGCCGAACACGTTGTTTCGTCGCGACGACGTGTCTTCCTACCTGGCCAACCTGGACCTGGCGCTGGAACAGACCGTCGCCGAGCTGGGACGAGCCGGTTCTGTGGACGTCTTCGATCTCACCCGGCGGCTCGGTCACCGGATGGGACTGGCCTCGTGGGCCGGACCCGGATCGGCCGAGGGCGAGCCATTTGAGCGTCTGGTGCGCGCCCTCGACACCCTGGACGGCTCGGAATCGTTCGTGCACCCCGACCGGATGGCGGCCGTCGCCGCGAGCGACAAACGCGAGGAGCGGGCCGCGTTGGACGAGATCACCGAGATCGTTGCGGCCGCCGTGCACCGCTACGACGACGGCGACCGGGACGGGCACGCGCTCTTCGGCCGGATCGTCGACGCCTGGACTTCTGAGTCATCCGAGCGGGTGCGCGGGATCGCGTTCGACATCGCGCTGATTCACATCGCCTCCATGTCGAACTTGGCCGCCGCGCTTGGCTGGGCGTTTGTCGACCTACTCGAGCATCCGCCGGCGCTAGATCGAGTCCGTATGGGCGACAACGGTTTTGCGCAGCGCTGTGCGCTGGAATCGACGCGGTTGGCGCAGCGCTCCATCATGACTCGCACGGTGCTGTCGACGGTCGACTTCGACGACGGTGAGGTCACCTACCGGGTGTCACCCGGCTGGAACATTGCCACCCTGCTGCCCTTGCTCAACACGTCGGCCGCGCCGGGCCTGGAAGCGTGGGATCCCGATCGCTGGACCCGCCACCGGCTGACCGAGCCGCATACCCTTCCGTCGCCGATGCTGGTGACGGCCTTCGGGCACGGGCGGCATTCGTGTCCGGCACAACCGTTTTCGCTGCAAGCCATGACGGCCGCGACCACCCGGCTGCTCCGCGAGTACCGGATGACACCGCGCTGGACGGCGCATCCGCTGCCAGTGCCGGCCCAGATCGGCGGCGTGGCGCGGGCGGCCGGGCCGTGTCCGGTGGAGTACCTGATCGCAGCGGGCTGA
- the pgl gene encoding 6-phosphogluconolactonase, whose product MTVNVETFENSELLAESAGKRLIETIHTAVAERGQALIVLTGGGNGNALMRYLGTHGQQIDWTRVHLFWGDERYVPEDDDERNYKQAREALLDHIDIPASNVHAMPASDGEFGADLAAAALAYEQLLAANAEPGQRTPNFDVHLLGMGPEGHINSLFPDTPAVRETARMVVAVEDSPKPPPLRITLTLPAVQRSREVWLMVSGAAKAEAAAAAIGGADPVSIPAAGAIGTQTTLWLLDKEAAGRLLDQSS is encoded by the coding sequence ATGACCGTCAATGTTGAGACATTCGAAAACAGTGAACTGTTGGCGGAGTCCGCCGGCAAACGATTGATCGAGACCATCCACACCGCCGTCGCGGAGCGGGGGCAGGCATTGATCGTGCTGACCGGCGGCGGCAACGGCAACGCGTTGATGCGCTACCTCGGCACCCACGGGCAACAGATCGACTGGACACGGGTGCATCTGTTCTGGGGCGACGAGCGCTATGTTCCCGAAGACGACGACGAGCGCAACTACAAGCAGGCGCGGGAGGCGTTGCTCGATCACATCGACATCCCGGCGAGCAACGTGCACGCGATGCCCGCCAGCGACGGTGAATTCGGCGCCGATCTGGCCGCCGCGGCCCTGGCCTACGAGCAGCTGTTGGCCGCCAACGCCGAACCCGGCCAACGCACGCCGAATTTCGATGTCCACCTGCTCGGGATGGGCCCCGAGGGCCACATCAACTCGCTGTTCCCGGACACCCCGGCCGTGCGCGAGACGGCCAGGATGGTGGTCGCGGTCGAAGACTCCCCCAAGCCTCCACCGCTGCGCATCACGTTGACGCTGCCCGCCGTCCAGCGTTCCCGCGAGGTCTGGCTGATGGTGTCCGGCGCGGCGAAAGCCGAAGCGGCCGCGGCCGCGATCGGCGGTGCCGACCCCGTTTCCATCCCCGCCGCCGGGGCCATTGGGACACAGACCACGCTGTGGCTACTGGACAAGGAGGCCGCTGGGCGTCTTCTCGATCAGTCCAGCTAG
- a CDS encoding ATPase, translated as MADMADRTVRNGPERSRIKTITKAALNADKTVEQVEDVLDGLSSTLTELSSSLAALNATVERMESGLDHLDGTLSSLDELAKRLIVLVEPIETIVATVISPISVTENAVRGVFDRLRNRTVQ; from the coding sequence ATGGCCGACATGGCAGACAGAACCGTGCGCAACGGCCCGGAGCGCAGCCGCATCAAGACAATCACCAAGGCCGCGCTCAACGCCGACAAGACGGTCGAGCAGGTTGAGGATGTCCTCGACGGCCTGAGCAGCACCCTGACCGAGCTGAGCAGCTCGCTCGCGGCCCTCAACGCGACGGTCGAACGCATGGAGAGCGGCCTGGACCACCTGGATGGCACCCTGTCCAGCCTGGACGAGCTGGCCAAGCGGCTCATCGTGCTGGTCGAGCCGATCGAGACCATCGTGGCGACGGTCATCTCCCCGATCTCGGTCACCGAGAACGCGGTGCGCGGGGTATTCGACAGGCTGCGCAACCGCACCGTGCAGTAG